One Leopardus geoffroyi isolate Oge1 chromosome C1, O.geoffroyi_Oge1_pat1.0, whole genome shotgun sequence DNA segment encodes these proteins:
- the LOC123598177 gene encoding 60S ribosomal protein L10-like yields MEALFLWYATEDLGVAMGHRPAQCYWYCKNKPYPKSRFCRGVPDAKFRIFDLGRKKAKVDEFPLCGHMVSDEYEQLSSEALEAARICANKYMVKSCGKDGFHIRVRLHPFHVTRINKMLSCAGADRLQTGMRGAFGKPQGTVARVHIGQVIMSICTKLQNKEHVIEALCRAKFKFPGRQKIHISKKWGFTKFNADEFEDMVAEKRLIPDGCGVKYIPNRGPLDKWRALHS; encoded by the coding sequence atggaggctCTTTTCCTTTGGTACGCCACTGAAGATCTTGGTGTCGCCATGGGCCACCGCCCCGCCCAGTGTTACTGGTATTGTAAGAACAAGCCGTATCCAAAGTCTCGTTTCTGCAGAGGTGTCCCTGATGCCAAGTTCCGCATTTTTGACCTGGGGCGTAAGAAGGCAAAAGTGGATGAGTTCCCACTGTGTGGCCACATGGTGTCAGATGAATATGAGCAGCTCTCCTCTGAAGCCCTGGAGGCTGCCCGAATTTGTGCCAACAAGTACATGGTGAAAAGCTGTGGCAAAGATGGTTTTCACATCCGGGTGCGGCTCCACCCTTTCCATGTCACCCGTATCAACAAGATGTTGTCCTGTGCTGGAGCTGACAGGCTCCAGACAGGTATGCGGGGTGCCTTTGGAAAGCCCCAGGGCACAGTGGCCAGGGTCCACATTGGCCAAGTCATCATGTCCATCTGTACCAAGTTGCAGAACAAAGAGCATGTGATTGAGGCCCTATGTAGGGCCAAGTTCAAGTTCCCTGGCCGCCAGAAGATCCACATTTCCAAGAAGTGGGGCTTTACTAAGTTTAACGCGGACGAATTTGAAGACATGGTGGCTGAAAAGCGGCTCATCCCAGATGGCTGTGGGGTCAAATACATCCCTAATCGTGGCCCCTTGGACAAAtggcgggctctgcactcatgA